In Humulus lupulus chromosome 7, drHumLupu1.1, whole genome shotgun sequence, the following are encoded in one genomic region:
- the LOC133792131 gene encoding uncharacterized protein LOC133792131, translated as MQGNLWGIFFDLEEDCQLVLRRRPRIVSNQLLNIREWPEDGDWQNVDMDKVVFWVQAHGLSTPYLNWENAPTIANKIGDYLDTDRASRLEAFRRGYLKIKVNIVVSHHLPAWFFLKIAIGRKEWIQFKHNKLPMVCYNCGRIAHDFKNCMQPKAFVYSLIGKVVPMNGPWIKSEVPM; from the coding sequence ATGCAGGGGAACCTTTGGGGTATTTTCTTCGATTTGGAAGAGGATTGCCAATTGGTCTTGAGAAGAAGACCAAGGATAGTGAGCAACCAACTCCTGAACATCAGAGAATGGCCAGAAGATGGAGACTGGCAGAACGTAGACATGGACAAGGTAGTCTTCTGGGTTCAAGCCCATGGACTATCAACACCTTATTTGAATTGGGAAAATGCTCCAACAATTGCTAACAAAATAGGAGATTATCTGGATACAGATCGAGCTTCAAGATTAGAGGCCTTTAGACGTGGTTATCTGAAGATTAAGGTGAATATTGTTGTCTCTCACCACCTTCCTGCATGGTTTTTCTTGAAGATTGCAATAGGGAGGAAAGAATGGATTCAGTTCAAGCACAACAAATTGCCAATGGTGTGTTACAACTGTGGAAGGATAGCCCATGATTTCAAGAACTGTATGCAACCTAAAGCTTTTGTTTATTCTCTTATTGGTAAGGTTGTACCCATGAATGGGCCTTGGATAAAGTCAGAGGTGCCTATGTAA